The Kribbella sp. NBC_00662 nucleotide sequence TGTAGAACGAAGCGAGGGCGCGCGGGTCGGGGCAGTCGATGACGATGCGGCGGATGTACGCGCGGTCCGACGGCAGCAGGCAGAACGGATGCCCGATCGGATCGGCGTACACCTGCCACTCGCCGTTGTCCTGCAGCAGCCGAGCCCCAGCCAGCTGAGCGGACGAGGGTACGGCGATGTCGAGATGCATCTGCTGCGCGCCATCGGGCCACGCCGGCGGCCGGTAGTCGATCGGCCCGTCGCCGAACGCAAGCTGCACGTCGGACGCGCCACCGCCGACGAGGAACCAGTCCTCGCGGATGATCTCCATCCCCAGCAGCTCGGCGTAGAAGTTCGCGACCGGCCGCGCCCCGCGGTCGTAGCTGTCCGGTGTGTTCCCCGGGCAGGCGAACACGACGTTCTGGATCCTCAGGCTCACCCCACCACCTCACCCGACAAGGTCGCCGGACGCAATCCGTTGGGCGCTTCGTGGGGAGCCTGAGGATCAGGTCAGGTCGGGGACGGAGTGGGCGCCGACGTAGTCGCGGAACAGCTTGATCTTGCCGTCCTGGATCCGGAAGACCTGGATGCAGGTGGCTTGGAACGGTACGTCGGTGGTCGTGTGCCGCGCCTCGGTGACGAGTTCGAGGATCACCACCTCGGGATCGGTGGTCCGGTGCAGCTGGACCGTGCGGAGGTCGGTGATCTCGACGGCACGGGTGCCGGCCTTGAGTGAGAACTCGCGGATCGCCTCGCGGCCGACGAGGCGGTCGGGCACGCCTTGGAGGGCGAACGGCATCTCGATGACGGCGTCCTCCGCGAAGAGGTCGGCGAACGACTCGAAGTCACGATCGATCAGGTACTGGCGGCGCAGCTCAAGTACTTCCTCAGGAGTCATTCAACGACCGTAGAACGAAATTCCGGAAGATTCAACACCTGTAGAATGAATTCGGTGAACGAGACCACCCGCGACCGCCGGCGTATCGAGACGCAGGAGCGGATCCTGACCGAGGCACGCCGGCTGTTCGCCGAGACCGGATACGACCGGACGACGATCCGCGCCGTGGCCGCTGCCGCGCAGGTCGATCCGGGCCTGGTGATGCACTACTTCGGCAACAAACAGCAGCTGTTCGCCCGCGCGGCCGAGACCGAGAGCCGGCCGCTGGTCGACGGCACGCCCGAAGAGGTCGCCGAGCAGCTGCTCGAGCGGCTCCGGCAGTCGTTGATCGAGGAGCCGGTCGCGTCGCTCGCCGTACTGCGCTCGATGCTGACCCATCCCGACGCCGCTGACGAGGTCCGCGGCAATCCACATGTCCGCGGGAGCAACATCAGCAAGGCGATCCATGGCGCCGACGGCGAGCTCCGTGCCGATGTGGTGAGTGCCGTCCTGATCGGCGTGGTGCTCGGGCGGCATCTGCTCAAGCTGGACCACCTGGCCGATGCCGATCCGGACAAGATTGTCGAGTTGCTCAAGCCCGCGGTCCATTCGCTGACCAAGGAATAGGGTCGTCCGGACGGGAGTTGGCCCGAGGTATGAGCCTTGAGATCGGAGTCATCCTTCCGACGTCGACGCCGGATCCCGAGCGCCCGATCCTCGGCGACGTCCGGGAGGCCGCCCGGTACGCCGAGAGCGTCGGGCTGGACTCGGTCTGGTCGACGGATCATCTGGTCGCGAGCGCGCCGCTGCTCGACAGCAGCGTCGTACTGGCGACCGCGGCCGCGGTGACCGAGCGGATCACGGTCGGGTACAACGTGATGCTGCTGGCGCTGCGGCCGGTCGCGTGGGCGGCGAAGCAGGTCAACACGCTGCAGCTGGTGTCGAACAATCGGGTCGTCCTCGGTGTCGGCACGGGGAATCCGGCGCACGGTGACGCAGGCTGGCGGGCGGCCGGGGTGGAGTACGCCGAACGCGGAAGGTTGACCGACGAAGCTCTCGCCGTACTGCGAGATCTCATCGCCGGGGAGCCTGCGACGGTCGCCGAAGACGTCGAGGTGACACTCTCCCCCGGCTCGCAGGTGCCACCGATCTTTGTCGCAGGCAACGGTCCGCGAGCCCATCGCCGCGCGGCCAAGTACGGCGACGGCTGGGCGACGATCGCGGCCACGCCGGACGAGGTCCGCGCCAACCTCGACCGCATCAACGAACTTGCCGACGGCAAACAACTGAAGGCGACCGTCGTCGCCCCTCAACTCAACGGCAACCCGGCCGAGCAACTGGCTGCCTACGAGGCCGCCGGTGTCGAGCGCATCATCCTCCCACCGACCGGCGACTGGCACCGCGACTACGACCAGGCCGCCGAGTTGCGTTCAGCTGTTT carries:
- a CDS encoding VOC family protein; translation: MSLRIQNVVFACPGNTPDSYDRGARPVANFYAELLGMEIIREDWFLVGGGASDVQLAFGDGPIDYRPPAWPDGAQQMHLDIAVPSSAQLAGARLLQDNGEWQVYADPIGHPFCLLPSDRAYIRRIVIDCPDPRALASFYSSLLDRPERSLDTASRVVLAGTPELAFQHSTSPAPRWPDPAYPQQVHLDLSTTDVPAARAHALAVGAEPLQTGPDHHVFADPAGHPFCI
- a CDS encoding nuclear transport factor 2 family protein gives rise to the protein MTPEEVLELRRQYLIDRDFESFADLFAEDAVIEMPFALQGVPDRLVGREAIREFSLKAGTRAVEITDLRTVQLHRTTDPEVVILELVTEARHTTTDVPFQATCIQVFRIQDGKIKLFRDYVGAHSVPDLT
- a CDS encoding TetR/AcrR family transcriptional regulator, translating into MNETTRDRRRIETQERILTEARRLFAETGYDRTTIRAVAAAAQVDPGLVMHYFGNKQQLFARAAETESRPLVDGTPEEVAEQLLERLRQSLIEEPVASLAVLRSMLTHPDAADEVRGNPHVRGSNISKAIHGADGELRADVVSAVLIGVVLGRHLLKLDHLADADPDKIVELLKPAVHSLTKE
- a CDS encoding LLM class flavin-dependent oxidoreductase — translated: MSLEIGVILPTSTPDPERPILGDVREAARYAESVGLDSVWSTDHLVASAPLLDSSVVLATAAAVTERITVGYNVMLLALRPVAWAAKQVNTLQLVSNNRVVLGVGTGNPAHGDAGWRAAGVEYAERGRLTDEALAVLRDLIAGEPATVAEDVEVTLSPGSQVPPIFVAGNGPRAHRRAAKYGDGWATIAATPDEVRANLDRINELADGKQLKATVVAPQLNGNPAEQLAAYEAAGVERIILPPTGDWHRDYDQAAELRSAV